A section of the Thauera chlorobenzoica genome encodes:
- a CDS encoding FecR domain-containing protein: protein MNAPASLPRDIDPAILQEAAEWMMRLTSGEAGAAEHEALARWQAQSSQHRLAWQRAEAFLADLRRMPAEVAKTALDRPPARRRALARLVWLPLAPTAAWLGWRHAWPAMLAELRTATGEQRQVTLADGTLLTLNTSTAVDIRYSSQQRLIRLIEGEVLIATATDPAPLTPSQPRPFLVQTVEGTARALGTRFTVRRLQGTGTERSRVVVFEGAVGISAGGRHLVLDRGRQAEFTTTAIGPAAPASEAVDGAWASGMLIARQIRLADLAAELDRYRPGLLRCHPGVADLRISGAFPLLDPERSLRLLTDTFPLRLRYRTRYWATLESNEG from the coding sequence ATGAACGCCCCCGCAAGCCTGCCCCGCGACATCGACCCGGCCATTCTCCAGGAAGCAGCGGAATGGATGATGCGCCTCACGTCCGGGGAGGCCGGCGCGGCCGAGCACGAGGCGCTGGCACGTTGGCAGGCCCAGAGCTCCCAGCACCGGCTGGCTTGGCAGCGCGCCGAAGCCTTCCTCGCCGACTTGCGGCGCATGCCCGCCGAGGTCGCCAAGACGGCCCTCGATCGGCCGCCGGCCCGCCGCCGCGCCCTTGCCCGGCTGGTGTGGCTGCCCCTGGCACCCACCGCCGCCTGGCTGGGCTGGCGCCATGCCTGGCCCGCAATGCTGGCCGAGTTGCGCACCGCCACCGGCGAGCAGCGCCAGGTCACCCTGGCCGACGGCACGCTTCTTACGCTCAACACCTCCACAGCCGTGGACATACGCTATTCGTCGCAGCAGCGCCTGATCCGGCTGATCGAGGGAGAAGTCCTGATCGCCACTGCCACAGACCCGGCGCCGCTCACCCCCTCGCAGCCCCGGCCGTTCCTGGTGCAGACGGTGGAAGGCACAGCCCGCGCCCTGGGCACCCGCTTCACCGTCCGCCGGCTGCAAGGGACGGGAACGGAGCGCAGCCGGGTCGTCGTCTTCGAGGGCGCGGTGGGGATCAGCGCCGGCGGCCGGCACCTCGTCCTTGACCGCGGCCGGCAGGCCGAATTCACGACCACCGCCATCGGCCCTGCGGCCCCGGCCAGCGAAGCCGTGGACGGCGCCTGGGCCAGCGGCATGCTCATCGCGCGACAGATCCGTCTCGCCGACCTGGCCGCCGAGCTCGACCGCTACCGCCCCGGCCTGCTGCGCTGCCATCCCGGCGTGGCGGATCTGCGCATCTCCGGCGCTTTCCCGCTGCTCGACCCCGAACGCAGCCTGCGCCTGCTGACGGACACCTTCCCTTTGCGCTTGCGCTACCGCACCCGCTACTGGGCCACGCTGGAATCCAATGAGGGTTGA
- a CDS encoding thiamine pyrophosphate-dependent enzyme: MTEKMTGGEAIVQSLLVHGVDTVFGIPGVQTYGFFDALHAVRDQIRLIHPRHEQATAYMAFGYAKSTGRHGVFSVVPGPGVLNASAAVCSAYGASAPVLCVTGQVPSDFIGSGKGHLHELPDQLATMRSITKWAARIDHPAEAPGVMAEAFRQMSTGRPRPVAVEMPWEVFGMAAPVETPGTPAAYAQIAPDPDQLEQAARLLKHARNPMIMVGSGAQHAHEEVRALAELLQAPVVSWRGGRGIVPDDHYLGFTCAAGFQRWAHTDVLIGIGSRLELQWFRWPDPPANLKIVNIDIDPTQMSRIKPAVPVVGDAQAATRGLIAAVLNDGTPRASRRLEFEEIKTRVDAAITRIQPHLGYLQAIRQVLPRDGFFVEEICQAGFTSYFGFPVHTPRSFVTCGHQGTLGFGYSTSLGVKAGNPDKAVVSISGDGGFMFGVQELATAVQHRLNVVSIVFNNGAFGNVLRDQQQRFDGRSIGAELSNPDFVKLAESFGMPGYRVGTPARLRQVLERALADDGPALIEVEVERAAEVSPWEFLMPPSQRAQKA; this comes from the coding sequence ATGACCGAAAAAATGACGGGCGGCGAGGCGATCGTCCAGTCCCTGCTGGTGCACGGCGTCGACACGGTATTCGGCATCCCGGGGGTGCAGACGTACGGCTTTTTCGATGCACTGCACGCCGTGCGCGACCAGATCAGGCTCATCCACCCGCGCCACGAACAGGCGACCGCCTACATGGCCTTCGGCTATGCGAAATCCACCGGACGGCACGGCGTGTTCTCGGTGGTGCCCGGGCCCGGCGTGCTCAATGCGTCGGCGGCGGTCTGCTCGGCGTATGGCGCGAGCGCGCCCGTGCTGTGCGTGACCGGCCAGGTGCCGTCCGATTTCATCGGCTCGGGCAAGGGCCATCTGCACGAACTGCCCGACCAGCTCGCGACGATGCGCTCGATCACGAAGTGGGCGGCACGCATCGACCATCCGGCCGAGGCGCCGGGCGTCATGGCCGAGGCGTTCCGCCAGATGTCCACCGGCCGGCCGCGGCCGGTCGCGGTCGAGATGCCGTGGGAAGTGTTCGGCATGGCGGCCCCGGTCGAGACGCCCGGCACCCCGGCCGCATACGCGCAGATCGCGCCTGATCCCGACCAGCTCGAGCAAGCCGCGCGCCTGCTCAAACACGCCCGCAACCCGATGATCATGGTCGGCAGCGGCGCGCAGCACGCCCATGAGGAGGTGCGCGCGCTGGCCGAGCTGCTGCAGGCGCCGGTCGTGTCGTGGCGTGGCGGACGCGGCATCGTGCCGGACGACCACTACCTCGGCTTCACCTGCGCGGCCGGCTTTCAGCGCTGGGCGCACACCGACGTGCTGATCGGCATCGGCTCGCGGCTCGAACTGCAGTGGTTCCGGTGGCCCGATCCGCCAGCGAATCTAAAGATCGTCAACATCGATATCGATCCGACCCAGATGTCGCGCATCAAGCCGGCGGTGCCGGTCGTCGGCGACGCGCAGGCCGCCACGCGCGGCCTGATCGCCGCAGTGCTGAACGATGGCACGCCACGCGCCTCGCGCCGCCTCGAATTCGAGGAGATCAAGACCCGGGTGGATGCCGCGATCACCAGGATCCAGCCACACCTCGGCTATCTGCAGGCGATCCGGCAGGTGCTGCCGCGCGACGGCTTCTTCGTCGAAGAGATCTGCCAGGCCGGTTTCACCTCCTATTTCGGCTTTCCGGTCCACACCCCCCGCAGCTTCGTGACCTGCGGCCACCAGGGCACGCTCGGCTTCGGCTACTCGACCTCGCTCGGCGTCAAGGCGGGCAATCCGGACAAGGCGGTGGTGTCGATCTCGGGCGATGGCGGCTTCATGTTCGGTGTCCAGGAGCTGGCAACCGCCGTGCAGCACCGCCTCAACGTCGTCAGCATCGTGTTCAACAACGGCGCCTTCGGCAACGTGCTGCGCGATCAGCAGCAACGCTTCGATGGCCGCAGCATCGGTGCCGAGCTGTCCAATCCGGATTTCGTCAAGCTCGCGGAAAGCTTCGGCATGCCGGGTTATCGGGTGGGCACGCCGGCCCGGTTGCGGCAGGTTCTCGAGCGCGCGCTGGCCGACGACGGCCCGGCGCTGATCGAAGTCGAGGTGGAGCGCGCCGCCGAGGTATCGCCGTGGGAGTTTCTGATGCCCCCGTCGCAGCGCGCCCAGAAAGCGTGA
- a CDS encoding TonB-dependent receptor, whose protein sequence is MPAAPALAEDPPASAARNYTIAPGTLEDVLTHFAAAAGIPFSFDPALVANRRSGGINGAYTGEEGLRLLLRGSGLTVQPSSDGGYTLVKAPQAQASAAKATPPEDMTKLEAVTVSATRGGSVAGATPQKVTVIDREEIERQLQITADRGQVLGNLIPGYTPSRQKLVNSGETFRGRKVLFMVDGVPQSTPLRDDSRDGYTIDLSMVERIEVIHGASAEHGLGATGGIINYVTKQARAGEFNQRAAVHMSADDGLHSEGLGYKLDYQVSGRRGDWDYLAGATLHERGIFFDGAGRTIGVDPFGSGDIQDSTSYDLFGKLGYWLGDNQYLGFSVNRFELESNHDYANVPGDRAEGIPATSRRGDPPNDPPFNNATTVNLSYVHGDWWGNQLDTQLYHQRYRGQFGTHPTAFPYFDAAGNKRLDHSRTESDKVGGKFTLSREGLFNGHLKLTTGIDLVQDSTQQVLVQTGRTYVPESVLRNAAAFLQGDIKVTDALSLHPGVRYERARIDVDTYHTLDRKNVNQDKVEVGGGSPHFSETLVKAGAIYRFTGRVQVFANYSEGFGIPDVGRVLRSISTPGQDVDSLIQLKPIVTDNRELGLRLSGNRYKFEISYYESNSDLGERLVQEGVHFTGQREKVEIRGVDVSGNLRLNDAHTLGLIYAFNEGKSDTDGDGRVDTELDGANIAPQRLTLQWQANWNERLSSFVQATRYFDKIFHDQTNPNLRRFDGYHLVDASLSYRLPAGRASFGIENLLDEKYITWYSQTTRDGNDQFFSGRGRTFTVGYELDF, encoded by the coding sequence ATGCCCGCCGCGCCGGCGCTGGCCGAAGACCCGCCGGCCTCTGCCGCCAGGAACTACACCATCGCCCCCGGCACGCTCGAAGATGTGCTCACGCATTTCGCCGCCGCCGCCGGCATTCCGTTCTCCTTCGACCCGGCCCTGGTCGCTAACCGCAGGAGCGGCGGCATCAACGGCGCCTACACCGGCGAGGAAGGGCTGCGCCTGCTGCTCCGGGGCAGCGGGCTGACCGTGCAACCAAGCAGTGATGGCGGCTACACGCTGGTGAAGGCACCGCAAGCGCAGGCTTCCGCGGCGAAGGCGACGCCGCCCGAGGACATGACCAAGCTCGAGGCCGTGACCGTCAGCGCCACCCGCGGCGGCAGCGTCGCGGGCGCAACACCACAAAAAGTCACCGTCATCGATCGCGAGGAAATCGAGCGCCAGTTGCAGATAACTGCGGACCGCGGCCAGGTCCTCGGCAATCTGATACCGGGCTATACGCCGAGCCGCCAGAAACTCGTTAATTCCGGCGAGACCTTCCGTGGCCGCAAAGTGCTGTTCATGGTCGACGGGGTGCCTCAGTCCACCCCGCTGCGCGATGACTCACGCGACGGCTACACGATCGATCTGAGCATGGTCGAACGCATCGAGGTGATCCACGGCGCCAGTGCCGAACATGGCCTGGGGGCGACCGGCGGCATCATCAACTACGTGACCAAACAGGCCAGGGCCGGCGAGTTCAACCAGCGTGCCGCCGTGCACATGAGCGCCGATGACGGTCTGCACTCCGAAGGCCTGGGCTACAAGCTGGACTATCAGGTCAGCGGCCGGCGCGGCGACTGGGACTATCTGGCCGGAGCGACGCTACACGAGCGCGGCATCTTCTTCGACGGTGCCGGCCGCACCATCGGTGTCGACCCGTTCGGCTCGGGCGACATCCAGGATTCGACCAGTTACGACCTGTTCGGCAAACTGGGCTACTGGCTGGGCGACAATCAGTACCTAGGATTCTCGGTCAATCGCTTCGAGCTCGAGAGCAACCACGACTATGCCAACGTGCCCGGCGACCGGGCCGAGGGCATCCCGGCCACATCGCGCAGGGGAGATCCGCCGAACGATCCACCTTTCAACAATGCCACCACCGTCAATCTCTCTTACGTGCATGGCGACTGGTGGGGCAACCAGCTCGACACGCAACTCTACCACCAGCGCTATCGGGGCCAGTTCGGCACCCATCCGACGGCTTTTCCCTATTTCGACGCCGCCGGCAACAAGCGACTCGACCACTCCCGCACCGAGTCGGACAAGGTCGGCGGAAAATTCACCCTGAGCCGCGAGGGGCTGTTCAATGGCCACCTCAAGCTCACCACCGGCATCGACCTGGTGCAGGACAGCACGCAGCAGGTGCTGGTGCAGACCGGACGCACCTATGTGCCCGAATCGGTATTGCGCAACGCGGCGGCCTTTCTGCAGGGCGACATCAAGGTCACCGACGCGCTGTCGCTGCACCCCGGCGTGCGCTACGAGCGTGCCAGGATCGATGTCGATACCTATCACACCCTCGATCGCAAGAACGTGAACCAGGACAAGGTCGAGGTCGGCGGCGGCAGCCCGCATTTCTCCGAGACCCTGGTCAAGGCCGGCGCCATCTATCGTTTCACCGGCCGGGTGCAGGTATTTGCGAACTATTCCGAAGGCTTCGGCATCCCCGACGTCGGCCGTGTGCTGCGCAGCATCAGTACCCCGGGCCAGGATGTGGATAGCCTGATCCAGCTGAAGCCCATCGTCACCGACAACCGGGAACTCGGCCTCCGGCTGAGCGGAAACCGATACAAGTTCGAGATCAGCTACTACGAATCCAACTCCGATCTTGGCGAGCGGCTGGTCCAGGAGGGCGTGCACTTCACCGGTCAGCGCGAGAAGGTGGAGATCCGCGGGGTCGATGTCAGCGGCAACCTGCGCCTGAACGATGCACACACCCTGGGCCTGATCTATGCCTTCAACGAGGGGAAGTCCGATACCGACGGCGATGGCAGGGTCGACACCGAACTCGACGGTGCCAACATCGCGCCGCAGCGCCTGACCCTGCAATGGCAGGCGAACTGGAACGAGCGCCTGTCCAGCTTCGTACAGGCCACCCGGTACTTCGACAAGATCTTCCATGACCAGACCAATCCGAACCTGCGTCGTTTCGACGGTTATCATCTGGTGGATGCATCCCTGAGCTATCGCCTGCCAGCAGGCAGGGCCAGCTTCGGCATCGAGAATCTGCTCGACGAGAAGTACATCACCTGGTATTCGCAGACCACGCGGGACGGCAATGACCAGTTCTTCTCCGGCCGCGGCCGAACGTTTACCGTAGGATACGAGCTCGATTTCTGA
- a CDS encoding NAD(P)-dependent oxidoreductase, whose translation MNLLRAEDALEWTMLSPSAHIERGERTGRFRLGRDQLLVDAEGNSRISVEDYALAMLDEAEKPRHRRCRFTVGY comes from the coding sequence ATGAACCTCCTGCGTGCCGAGGATGCACTCGAGTGGACCATGCTGAGCCCGTCGGCCCACATCGAGCGGGGGGAACGCACCGGCAGGTTCCGCCTCGGCCGCGACCAGCTCCTGGTCGACGCCGAGGGCAACAGCCGCATCTCGGTCGAGGACTACGCGCTGGCGATGCTCGACGAGGCGGAAAAGCCGCGGCATCGCCGCTGCCGGTTCACGGTTGGATACTGA